actgattttcaattttgaatattaGGAAATTTGGCAAATTTTTTTTAACCTCTTCCTCCAACATGATTTAACGAACGCCTGCAGAAACAGGTCCAGACGTTTAATCTCATTCTTATTTTTGTCACCAGCTATCAAAGGATGCGATGTTAAACCGTGTAAAGGCTCGATGGCGAAATGTGTAAACAAACCTCGATCTGCTGAGCGTACATGTAATTGTAACCCTGGTTTCAATTACGATGAAAATACAGGATGCGTCGGTGAGTTTTACACCAGTAGTTTGTACAGCGGTTTTGCAGCTATGCGCATTTTCACCATGACAGACGCCACATTGGTCGGCAAACACTACCTCAGATTTTCTTATGTTGTTATCTATGGCAAGCGGGCCTCCAGCACTGATGGACTTACTAACTAATCTGAATTTTGGTGTCTTaattgttgttcttgctggtgacgagtgacacaaggaacctcttgataagaaacagctcctcactgaggatatcttatttTCAGGGTGGCCATATTTTTTTGTCAAAGACATTTTAGAAATCTCATAATATCAATGTAATTTCTGTTCTACAGATATCAATGAATGCGCCCGTAAAGTGAGTCCTTGTCATAGCGTTTATGAAAAGTGTGTCAACAAACCTGGAGGCTATACTTGTGTCGGTAAGTACAGACTTATAAATTATCACGTCCCTGTTCCACACGTGGATATGAGCTTAGTTGAAAGTTAAGAACCAGTTGTAGATGACAATATCAAAACCAACTATTCATAAATTCAtaagattgaaaaatgaactgtCGCGTctttaaatgaatgaattttacttCTGATCTTATAGATTTGTATATAATTGGTTTCAGTCTTATGACTAAGtgagttaaccctttcaatgctGTGTCTAATCGATTCCTGATTGTGCCGGAGATGATTTACTAATAACATCATAACTCCCTGATGCGGTATACTAGCTAAGTCTCACAGATTTGTACGCCGCACAGGGGTTCAGGTCTGTGCCCCTTGGAGATGCCCCTAAATCCATGTATTTGACGTAAAAGTGCCTTGTTTGGCGCAGTAAGTGCCCCTGAAAACCACAAGTTTGTTTAAGCACCCTTTTTGCCGTGATTTGACATATAAAGTGCCATCCCCCATAATAGTGGGAGCCCTTATACAATTCGGAACCTCCTCGAGATAgggccctggatccgcccctgctggGCACTGCGGTGTAAACCCACTGAAAGGGTTTCAATGATAACGATATAAAGTTGCATGTTCTACTAAATCTTCTCTAGACATCAATGAATGCAAAACCAACCCGTGCAACGCAAAATACCAAAAATGCGTCAATAAAGTCCACGGTTACAGTTGCGTCGGTAAGTCGTAGAAATCTACGATTAgttcgaattttttttttttgaatatcgaaaAATTCTTTCGAATTTTGCGGATTCAAATTTTACAGATATTGACGAATGCACCGAGAAGCGGCATAATTGTAATCTGAAGGTCGCGACTTGCGTCAACGAATCTCCCGGTTTCAAATGCGTCGGTAAGTGGCGCGTCGTTGACCTTTAATGCGAAATAGATCTCTAAGAAATCGAGATAtttcgaatttgaatttttctatttgtttTGAAGATATCGACGAATGTAAGAAGAATCCATGTAAATCTTATGAAACTTGTGTCAACAAAAATCCCGGCTACAGTTGTGTCGGTAAGTTTCGCTTGAAATGGTGattttaatcttgaaatttttgggctgattttcaattttgaatattaGATACATTGGGAAATTTGGCTTATTTTTAGCCTCCTACTCCCAAATTTCACTCAAGATTCGAATCAGATTCTATTGcgtttcatgaaaattgaatatatctCTAGCATGTGAACAACTCCCGGCCATACAAATAAGGATATTGAACTTGTTTTAACTGTGAAAACTTAACGAACGCCTGCAGAAACAGGTCCTGACGTTTAATCTCGTTCTTATTTCTAACCAGCTATCAAAGGATGCGATGTTAAACCGTGTAAAGGCTCGATGGTGAAATGTGTAAACAAACCTCGATCTGCTGAGCGTACATGTAATTGTAACCCTGGTTTCAATTACGATGAAAATACAGGATGCGTCGGTGAGTTTTGTTTCTAATGTCTCATTTATCTCTCTCAGACATTTTAGAAATCTCATAATATCAATGTAATTTCTGTTCTACAGATATCAATGAATGCGCCCGTAAACCGAGTCCTTGTCATGGCGTTTATGAAAAGTGTGTCAACAAACCTGGAGGCTATACTTGTGTCGGTAAGTAGACTTAGTGATTATCATGGCCCTGTTCCACACGTGGATAGAGCTCGGTTGAAAGTTGTAGATGACATCAAAAACAGCTATTCATAAATtcataagaatgaaaaatgaactgTCGTGTCTCataatgaacaaattttatttttgatcttATAGATTTGTATATAATTGGTTTCAGTCTTATGACTAAGtgagttaaccctttcaatgctGTGTCTAATCGATTCCTGATTTTGCCGGAGATGATTTACTAATAACATCATAACTCCCTGATGCAGTGTaatagcaaaatctatcacagATTTGTACGCCGCGCAGGGGTTCAGGTCTGTGCCCCTTGGAGATGCCCCTAAATCCATGTATTCGACGTAAAAGTGCCTTGTTTGGCGTAGTAAGTGCCCCTGAAAACCACATGTTTGtttaagtgccctttttgCCGTGATTTGACATATTAAGTGCCCTCCCCCATAATAGCGAGTGCCCTTAAACAATTCAGAACCCCCTCGAGATAGggccctggatccgccactgCCGGGCACTGCGGTGTAAACCCACTGAAAGGGTTTCAATAAAAACGATATAAAGTTGCATGTTCTACTAAATCTTCTCTAGACATCAATGAATGCAGCGCCAACCCGTGCAACGCTAAATACCAAAAATGCGTCAATAAAGTCCACGGTCACAATTGCGTCGGTAAGTCGTCAAAATCTACGATAagttagaattttttttttttttttgaatatcgaaaAATTCTTTCGACTTTCGCGGATTCAAATTTTACAGATATTGACGAATGCACCGAGAACCGACATAATTGTAATCTGAAAGTGGCGACTTGCATCAACGAATCTCCCGGTTTCAAATGCGTCGGTAAGTGGCGCGTCGTTGACCTTTAATGCGAAATAGATCTCTAAGAAATCGAGATAtttcgaatttgaatttgtctaTTTGTTTTGAAGATATCGACGAATGTAAGAAGAATCCATGCAAATCTTATGAAACTTGTGTCAACAAAAATCCTGGCTACAGTTGTGTCGGTAAGTTTCGCTTGAAATGGTGattttaatcttgaaatttttgggctgattttcaattttgaatattaaGTACAGTGGGAAATTTggctaatttttttttttttaacccCTTCCCATCCCCCACATGTTGTTATAAAACTGGGGcctgttttatttcaattgagtaagcccctggggccagttgcacagtcgtgacttaagtccaaaagtggtcttaaatgtaagattggtcttaagttgttagattagctatagaattaagttggtcttagactggtcttaagtctaagccatgactatgcaaccggcccctgggttaaagttaataccagtctataaaaccaggtccTGGGGTTTTCCATAGTCGAAACTATGttttaaaagataaaaacttaaCGAACGCCTGCAGAAACAGGTCCAGACGTTTAATCTCATTCTTATTTTTGTCACCAGCTATCAAAGGATGCGATGTTAAACCGTGTAAAGGCTCGATGGCGAAATGTGTAAACAAACCTCGATCTGCTGAGCGTACATGTAATTGTAACCCTGGTTTCAATTACGATGAAAATACAGGATGCGTCGGTGAGTTTTACACCAGTAGTTTGTACAGGGGTTTTGCAGCTATGTGCATTTTCACCATGACAGACGCCACATTGGTCGGCAAACACAATACCTCAGATTTTCTGATGTTGTTATCTATGACAAGCGGGCCTCCAGCACTGATGGACTAACTAACTAATCTGAATTTTGGTGTCTTaattgttgttcttgctggtgatgagtgacacaaggaacctcttgataagaaacagccctcactgaggatatcttataatttaatcagggaatttgaatttttggtgtcttgttgttcttgctggtgatgacGACAcaagttctttttttttcattgatgaattgaagttgtttctgtttgtttTCGTAAGATGTGGATGAATGTAAAACTCTGAAGGTGCCGTGTAAAGGAATGCCTACATCAACATGTCACAACACGCCCGGATCACACACGTGTAAATGTCCAACTTCGTTTAAATATGACGCCCAGATAGGATGTCTCGGTAAGTGGcgactcagttccacatttgtgtggatttaatttgattctgaatccagttccacagttgtgtgggtttaatttgactctgaacccagttccacagttatgtgaatttaatttcattctggatccagttccacagttgtgtggtttttgggtttaatttgacagttccacagttgtgtgggtttgatttgactccggacccagttccacagttgatcATTATTCGTTCATGATGATAATCTATGTTAACAAATGTTAATTTATGATAAGTTAGAACAGTTTATGttaatttatgaattcagCTACAAAGAAAATCGACATAGCGATCGTCGTCGACGTCACGTCTGCTCCAAACGTCGTCAAAGCCAAGAAATTCGTCGAGAATATCGTGACGTCTGTTTACGTGCATCCGGACTCCGCCCACGTCGCGATCGTGCCGTTTTCATCCGTCGTGTTGCCAGGGTTACCGCTGAAATCGGGAATCGCCCCTAAAACGGTGACGACGTTCGCGAACGGCGTCGCACCCCGGACCGGTCAATCAAACGTCTACGAAGCtttgaaatatctgaaaacCGATACGTTCACAGCAGGAAACGGAGCGCGACCGCAAATACCGCGAGCTGTCTTCCTCATTACAGGTGATTATTAATATTCCGTAATCGGAATTTACTTTCGAAAAACGAAATGTGAAATTTTTGCctggaaaaaaaatgaaatgaaatatttgaaaaccgTAATATATAAAGGAGAGCCAGATCCACATTTCAGAGTTTGAATTTTGACTGAGTTGCGGTTGTTAGAAATAAACCGGTTTCAATTCTGTTGAGTCTAACTTTAAATCGTTTGATCTGTTTAAACCAGTAACACTTCCATATTGAATGTGAGTTGTGGAAATTTTTgtcatttagattttttaaaattttctattcgattttccatcaaattttgtcactgaattttttaaattttcaaaaattttctatttgattttccatgaaattttgtcactgaatttttttaatttttaaaaattttctattcgattttccatgaaattttgtcattgaatttttttaatttttgaaaattttctgtATGATTTCCATGAAATTGTGTCATctaaattttttaatttctttaaatttccattaattttgtaaagaattttcaatttctatagattttcaattaaatgtttttatcgATGTTTTCGTCACTTTCTTTCTTTCCTCTCGGCAGACGGACAGTTGAATCCGAAACTTCGCGACGAAATCATCGTCCAGATCAACATTTTGACGCAACAGAACATACCGATAAACGTCGTTACCACGGATACGACGAACATCGACCAGGACATGATCGACATCATCAACTACCCGGCACTGGCTCCGACCGACCTTGGAACGATCAATGTCAACGAGATCGTCAACAATGTCGTCGTCAACGTCGTCAAAGGTCGGTTTTAAATTATATGCGctcgattttttcaaaaattcgaaaagaaaaaaaaacttgcgAAATTCGGCCCTCGGGCGAATATTGTCCAGTAAAGTTCTCGGTCCTACACCGCAAATATTTCACCCTAAGattcaaatcttaactgaAAAAACTGTTTGAACTGGATCTAAAATCTTGAGCCACAATTCAACAGTCTGTGGCTCAAAATTTTAGATCCAGTCCAAAGAAGTTTacaaacatttgaaatcaggATCAAATTCGACCCAACTAGATTCGAACGATTTCTTATTATTTTCAGTGATTCAATGCGGACCAGGATTTAAATCGGTTAATAACAAATGCCAAGGTTAGTATCTGTTTTAGTAGATGTTTTAGGACTAGCAGAATAAACTTACTTTGGTTGTGTTACCAGAAGCTTACTAATCTTATATGTTCataccagtctaagctcattttggttctataaccaatctgaACTTCAGACtagtctaagttcattttgcttctatagccaatctaacaacttaagaccagttgaagctcattttggttctataatcgatctaacaacttaagaccagtctaagctcattttggttctatagccaatctaacaacttaagaccagtctaaactcattttagttctataaccaatctaacaacttaagaccagtctaaactcattttggttctatagccaatctaacaacttaagaccagtctaaactcattttagttctataaccaatctaacaacttaagaccagtctaagctcattttggttctataatcaaGTATTAAGactaattttgatttaatgaTTGAACTAAATAATTCCACACCGATCCCTTCATGATATCATTGATTACGTATTACACTATACGACCATGTGTTTATTTGTTacagatataaatgaatgtgATCGTCGTCCCAGTGTTTGTTTACAGGCAGGGACGTGCAAGAATACAGTCGGTTCATACGTCTGTCAATGCGCAGCCGATCAAATCTACGATTCTCACGTCGGATGTCAAGGTACGCCACCTTTTGTACATTCAACGTACCTTGGCAGGGTGTGACCACTTCATTGGAAACTTGGGAATAATCGATTGTGTAAAAAGAATCTTACGTTGATTGTCTGTTTTTCTTTTGATTGTAGCTAAGCAACCGATCGATGTTGTTTTCCTCGTCGACGTTTCACCCATGTCGTCCCCGGCAGCGATCACCAAGGCGAGAGAATCCATTGTTACGATGATCAAGAAATTGTACATAAATCCGAGTTTCGCTCGTGTTGCTATAGTTACATTCGCCGACGCTTCTGTTGCGAGTACGTCAAATTCGCAGATTTTCGGATTGTCGCAATTTCTCGGTAACtgaagaaaattatttttcgaaattcaaattttaacgGTCGTTTCTGTTGTTTTTTCAAGCGTTGTCGAGcctgatgacgacgacgaattACGATTCGGTGGCGCTAGCTGTCAATCAAATCACGAGACGTGGCAGTAGCTCCACCCCCATCGCTCAAGTTCTCAAGCACGTGAAGGACGTCATCAAACCGCAATTCCGTTCGAATTCTCATAAAATGGTTTTCTATTTGACCGGACAAGTTTTTACTTCACAACAGAATCAAATGTAAGCATCGTAACAaatcttaattgaattgaattgaatgtagGGTCGTCAATTCTATAGTGAATCTGCTCATTCTCCAGAAATACGCGACTCATCGAAAACTTCAAGCAAACCGAATCCATCACGTTTATCGTAACGAGTATAATGCCTCGTCCGTCTGCCAGTGGTCCGTCGTCGTCTGTTCAACAGGATCCGCTTCCACAACCAAACAGAATCATCATCTACGAAGATACGTCTGCCTCGACGATCTGGGGTATCATGATCTGGGTGATTAGATGTGAGTTTAGAACGGTGTCCAGTTCAACAATAactgacccagttccacagtaactAGACTCATTTCCACAgtaactggacccagttcaacaatAACAACTGGACCTAGTTTCACGGTTCTTGTCTCAGTTCCGCAACAACTGGACGCAGTTCAACAGTTACCagacccaattccacagttctgtaacGTTCCACagtcctggatccagttccaaaaTTCTGTagtgttccacagttctggatacagttccacagttgtgtagcgTTCCACAGTTGCACGGTTCTGGTTGAAGTAACATGCTAACTTTCGTACATTTTTCGTTACCATCGttacaatgatgaattttcttttttccgaTTTCAGCTATCAACTGTAACCGTGGACAATACTTCAACAATGGGCGTTGTCAAGGTTAGTTTATTTTTCGAGAACCAACCCCCGAGATTGTTGCCTCAGATCCACAATAAGaataagtttattttcaaatctttacTCGACACTTCTGTTGAATTAGGTCCCAGTCCATTGAAGCTTTAGGTTCAATCTTTTATAATTTGagatttaatttttctgaaatttcagatataaaCGAATGTCAATATGGAGCTTGTGGAGCAGGAGTTCAGTGCACCAATCGCGCTCCAGGATTTACTTGTTCCTGTCCGTCTGGACAAATTTATTCTCCCGAATCCGGATGTGTCAGTAAGTTGCTATAAACCCGGTTAAATGACAGCGTCCCCGCCGATTAgtgattcctggatatacagggtccccgCAGATTAgtgattcctggatatacagggtccctacagatcggtcattcctggatatacagggtctgCCCttcagatcggtcattcctggatatagacggtccctacagatcagtcattcctggatatacagggtccctacagatcagtcattcctggatatacagggtccctacagatcagtcattcctggatatacagggtccctacagatcagtcattcctggatatacagggtccctacagatcggtcattcctggatatacaggatccctacagatcattgattactggatatacagggtccctacagatcagtcattcctgaatATACAGGGCccctacagatcggtcattcctggatatacagggtccctacagatcggtcattcctggatatacaggatccctacagatcagtgattccaggatatacagggtccccgcagatcggtcattcctggacatacagggtccctacagatcagtgattccaggatatacagggtccccgcagatcggtcattcctggatatacagggtcctacagatcagtgattcctggatatacaggatccctacagatcagtgattcctggatatacagggtccctacagatcagtgattcctggatatacagggtccccgcagatcggtcattcctgggTATAATTTTGAAGGagatcatttcaaattttgatgaagcgtctgcatcactttcatatcctaATTACAATAGACTCTTCTGTTGATCTCAGTAAACCATTAATGCAGTGGTTTTATGAACATAAACTAATACCTATACACTCAGTTTCTAATTCGGTAACTATTCAAAATTACTCCGAATGAGGTACCGGCAGCACacgccagatggcgcaacactCAGTTATTCGTCgcgaaaataaataatgaaaatcaataatcgATTTGTTTGTTGCAGTAAATAAACCGGTGGATATAGCGTTCATGTTGGACGCGTCGTCAGCGGTTACCAGAGAACAATTCCAGAAAGCGGTCAGTTTCGTCGGTCAATCGCTATCGAAGATCAAGATCAGTAACAATGCGGCACGAGTTTTAATCTCTACAATTTACGGGTACGTTTTATCAGACAGAAgacactgaacacatgtgaagtgtggacgatcagtttatgaaagtgagctgataaaatgtctaatatctggtgtttgtagttcattttcaattaaaaatgtcttatgtgaagcactgaacacgtgtgaagtgtggacgatctgtttttgaaagtgcgctgataaaatgtctaatgtctggtgtttgtagttcattttcaattagaaatgtctcaggtgaagcactggacacatgtgaagtgtggacgatcagtttttgaaagtgtgctgataaaatgtctaatatctggtgtttgtagttcattttcaattagaaatgtctcaggtgaagcactgaacacatgtgaagtgtggacgatctgtttttgaaagtgcgctgataaaatgtctaatgtctggtgtttgtagttcattttcaattagaaatgtctcgggtgaagtactgaacacatgtgagaTGTGgaagatcagtttttgaaagtgtgctgataaaatgtctaatatctggtgtttgtagttcattttcaatcaaaaatgtctcaggtgaagcattgaacacatgtgaagtgtggacgatcagtttttgaaagtgtgctgataaaatgtctaatatctggtgtttgtagttcattttcaatcaaaaatgtctcaggtgaagcattgaacacatgtgaagtgtggacgatcagtttttgaaagtgtgctgataaaatgtctaatatctggtgtttgtagttcattttcaatcaaaaatgtctcaggtgaagcactgaacacatgtgaagtgtggacgatcagtttttgaaagtgtgctgataaaatgtctaatatctggtgtttgtagttcattttcaatcaaaaatgtctcaggtgaagcactgaacacatgtgaagctAACATAAAACCATCTTCGTAATTTGTTTATAGAGTGAGTGGTAATCGTCAGAGTCTGACGTTAGCTCAATTGTGGGGTCGACAAGGTGATAACGCGTACGTCGAATCCACTCTAAGTCAACTGAAATACAACGGAGGTCCATCGAAGGGAGTCCTAGCTAAAATCCTCAGTAGCGCTTACACGCTGTTACCAGCAGGTAAATAATGACAACAGTTTCATAGTCTTTTTATAACTAAAATCGAACTACATGTATAGCATACAACTCTGTAAATTGGTTCTgtatttttcaaagatttctatacttttttcttcaatttgtttctgataaAGGAAATCGACCGAAGATCGTAGTCGTTGTCGGAGCTGGAATGTACCCGAATGATGGTTCAGTATTGCAAGGTCTTTACGACGCTATGGGCGTTTTGAACCGGGGTAAGTGTCGGCCGAAATCTGTGAAACTGCCTCCATGAAATAGTCATCGATCTGTAAGCGTGGACCCTTTCAAACACCACAACAATGGGTAGAcctggatgatcagtttttgaaagtgtgctgataagtTGTccatctggggccagttgttcaaaagttggttacagttaaccagtggatagttgacatggtgacaattaaaagtccattgttactatgatatTTATCCAACGGTTATCTTttaccaacctttgagcaactggcccctggtgttTATGGTGTATTTTCAATTAGGAATGTCTCGGGGTGAAATCCTgtggctgcagttgctcaaaagtttgttAGATTTTGTCCAGTGTATGGTTGATATATTGACAGTTAAAAGTTCACAGTTACTGTCGTTTTTATCCACCGCGGTTATCTATAACCAAGTTATGAGCAACTGcaatgtgaagtgtggaccgAGGGTGTGCAGGCTACAGGCTACAAGCTACAGATTAATATCTATATTATTCGATTTCAACTCAATATTTTTACGGTTTTTTTATCACCAGGAATTCGATTTTTCGGAGTCACCTTCGATAAAAGCAAAGCCGCCGAAATGCTCTACTCTCACATTTCATACCGCAATCTCTTTAATCCGTCTGCCGCCGAGGTAACCACCTGGATTTCCGACATCATCATCAGTAAGTGAATTCTAGTTTTTCTCTGCGTGAATTCTTTAAATTTCCATCAAGAATCAGGACCCGGTTCGACAGTATTCGCCGATAAAGTGAAAACCTTGTTTTTCGACCTAGTTCCACTGTGGAACACACTAGTGGACTACCGGTGACTTCGAGGTGAAAAAGTTCATTTTCCTCTTGACaataaatcttaactcacgatCGAGTTGGGTCCAGGTTTTAGTCCGCGATAAGAAGACTTAATCTCATCGtaaatgatgtttatttttaatgtGATGTTTGTAACATTTCCAGACACTCAATGTCCTAACGGTCAGGTTCGAGTTGGAAATAAATGTCAAGGTAGGTAACTAGTAACTAGTTGTGACTATTTCCAGTCGTGATAAAACGATAAAACttgtttaaattgatagatttctCATTACAAATACATTGAATTGTGAACATGATTGATTTCAATCTTTAGAATTATCGTTCTTCGTtgttatacgtatatatatatacgaaagGCTCGTATTCGGTTTCTAATTTTTCTAGGACTGAATGAATGTCAAAAATTTAAACCGTGCGGTGTTTCGTCGCAGAGAGTTTGTACCGATAAACCGATTGGTTTCGCGTGTTCGTGTAAATCAGGCGTCATGGATCCGTTCAAGATTTGTACTTGTAAGTTTCTTTGATTCTTCAATTGAACTATCggttagggatcattcatttattacgtacgcataaaatttgaatttttcaaccccccctccccctctgtacgcaaaatcggccattttatcatatacattaagcattacagtacacaattgcactgacccccccccccctaatgcgtacgtaataaatgaatgaccccttataaggaacagattttctgttgccctgaggttccgctgtatatagaactatcggttatatcggttcaacttagttctatagccaatctaacaacttaagaccggtcttaagacTAAAGACCAcatttggacttaagtcatgactgtgcaactcgCCCCAGATCttacgacttatccaaatgacttagtaaatcgaattagaaatatgtacaaatagagatgacttcagttgaATTATCCAAATGAAGACTTGCACCGTTATTTCAACCCtgtataaaaactaataaatgGTAATAATTTCAGCgtcttcaaacagtaattCAGTCGGTGGTTCCTCGAGTTTCCGTTGCATTTCCGGAATCACCCAGAAAGTTTATAAAGACGGTGATAGGTGGACAGACGTCTGCGTGAACTACAGGTGCGACGCCAGTCAAAGAAAAGCCGTCCTCGAATCATTCCGTAAGTGTT
This sequence is a window from Tubulanus polymorphus chromosome 9, tnTubPoly1.2, whole genome shotgun sequence. Protein-coding genes within it:
- the LOC141910949 gene encoding uncharacterized protein LOC141910949 isoform X1 — translated: MIFGMIDRFYIHANYVRIYVVTFGGNNYLKAISITGQSSIAYLNNLRPVTGTPDLGLVLQYVTTRIFQNTQYVRTDAKNNLFLLTSGVTNLQNVVILNQYINILHSMNIYMPVFYVPGASGVQMSVLNDIAYPTPITTVTTSTTVTQITTIVTTTITYISKTMSCNRGYVYVAQRNRCEDINECASPVKPCLGGTCANTAGSFTCSCAPSLQFVAGAGCVNKKQTDVVIAIDSSVPTDKLNKLKQYAIGFVERQFVDPNVIRVAIVDFSSSVRIQQTLKQTTNLDSTLTKIQQISRRTGTPNLLSLLQTLQNSILKSTNGFRPAAKTLVLILSGGSSVPNQGTTVKTVVNNIKETTGAVIPIITTGPISSGNRPMFDEISWPMRSNDVTTKPVTTTSIITTVTTIVTDVVQTLNCQKGYQAVNGKCVDINECSRNPCNRFQKCVNKNGGYSCDDINECARKPSPCQSVYEKCVNKPGGYTCVDINECNANPCNAKYQKCVNKVHGHNCVDIDECTEKRHNCNLKVATCVNKSPSFECVDINECKENPCQSYETCVNKNPGYSCVAIKGCDVKPCKGSMAKCVNKPRSAERTCNCNPGFNYDENTGCVDINECARKVSPCHSVYEKCVNKPGGYTCVDINECKTNPCNAKYQKCVNKVHGYSCVDIDECTEKRHNCNLKVATCVNESPGFKCVDIDECKKNPCKSYETCVNKNPGYSCVAIKGCDVKPCKGSMVKCVNKPRSAERTCNCNPGFNYDENTGCVDINECARKPSPCHGVYEKCVNKPGGYTCVDINECSANPCNAKYQKCVNKVHGHNCVDIDECTENRHNCNLKVATCINESPGFKCVDIDECKKNPCKSYETCVNKNPGYSCVAIKGCDVKPCKGSMAKCVNKPRSAERTCNCNPGFNYDENTGCVDVDECKTLKVPCKGMPTSTCHNTPGSHTCKCPTSFKYDAQIGCLATKKIDIAIVVDVTSAPNVVKAKKFVENIVTSVYVHPDSAHVAIVPFSSVVLPGLPLKSGIAPKTVTTFANGVAPRTGQSNVYEALKYLKTDTFTAGNGARPQIPRAVFLITDGQLNPKLRDEIIVQINILTQQNIPINVVTTDTTNIDQDMIDIINYPALAPTDLGTINVNEIVNNVVVNVVKVIQCGPGFKSVNNKCQDINECDRRPSVCLQAGTCKNTVGSYVCQCAADQIYDSHVGCQAKQPIDVVFLVDVSPMSSPAAITKARESIVTMIKKLYINPSFARVAIVTFADASVATLSSLMTTTNYDSVALAVNQITRRGSSSTPIAQVLKHVKDVIKPQFRSNSHKMVFYLTGQVFTSQQNQINTRLIENFKQTESITFIVTSIMPRPSASGPSSSVQQDPLPQPNRIIIYEDTSASTIWGIMIWVIRSINCNRGQYFNNGRCQDINECQYGACGAGVQCTNRAPGFTCSCPSGQIYSPESGCVINKPVDIAFMLDASSAVTREQFQKAVSFVGQSLSKIKISNNAARVLISTIYGVSGNRQSLTLAQLWGRQGDNAYVESTLSQLKYNGGPSKGVLAKILSSAYTLLPAGNRPKIVVVVGAGMYPNDGSVLQGLYDAMGVLNRGIRFFGVTFDKSKAAEMLYSHISYRNLFNPSAAEVTTWISDIIINTQCPNGQVRVGNKCQGLNECQKFKPCGVSSQRVCTDKPIGFACSCKSGVMDPFKICTSSSNSNSVGGSSSFRCISGITQKVYKDGDRWTDVCVNYRCDASQRKAVLESFQCNTGTNAKPVCVANGSTNPRGDQTCTCTATRSGDRISHSLECYYSNNFYASLGR